The Pseudomonas sp. TH06 genome has a window encoding:
- a CDS encoding helix-turn-helix domain-containing protein has product METSTTLPRKYFVVVTHSTTSQRELESILSSERFNSFGTSQAQMFIEGATSPSSAPMLMEFTYPSGTRKSVARTIEYDTQRIIATLESEWRAAQSTNPFHSVPATTEEISSLPPAMTSDASGTETWHLDNAQGALVKEDVQISLTGLETALVRKMLNHEERVVSRDDLILSIGREPEQYRGLEMCLSRLQDKFKSASKGERLFRAVRNRGYCLIQDIVA; this is encoded by the coding sequence ATGGAAACGAGTACAACCCTCCCCAGAAAATATTTTGTCGTCGTGACTCACAGTACAACGTCGCAGCGTGAACTTGAGAGCATTCTGTCCAGCGAGCGTTTCAATTCGTTCGGCACGTCTCAGGCGCAAATGTTTATTGAAGGTGCTACTTCACCCTCTTCCGCTCCGATGCTGATGGAGTTCACTTACCCAAGCGGGACCCGAAAGAGCGTCGCCCGCACCATCGAATATGACACCCAGCGAATAATCGCCACGCTTGAGTCGGAATGGCGCGCAGCCCAATCGACGAATCCATTTCATAGCGTTCCGGCAACGACTGAGGAAATCAGCAGTCTGCCTCCAGCCATGACAAGCGATGCATCTGGCACCGAAACCTGGCACCTGGACAATGCTCAAGGCGCACTGGTCAAGGAAGATGTGCAGATCAGTCTTACCGGACTGGAAACCGCACTGGTCAGAAAAATGCTCAATCACGAAGAGCGTGTTGTCAGCCGTGACGACTTGATCCTCAGCATCGGCCGAGAGCCCGAACAGTATCGCGGTCTGGAAATGTGCCTGAGTCGCCTGCAAGACAAATTCAAAAGCGCCAGTAAGGGTGAGCGACTATTTCGTGCCGTAAGAAATCGCGGTTATTGCCTCATTCAGGACATCGTCGCGTAA
- a CDS encoding mannose-1-phosphate guanylyltransferase, with protein MNIAQHSVEIEREVGNLGVMSWLSRHQPLPSANESWLGTILLVERIGMFPSSGDIRRPMADPYPLLAHLKKLYGEQALEMDDSDGLKVIFGDWRFRVRICCNDPAIIINVETRCDTRLMPQKLSELLSQIEQFE; from the coding sequence ATGAACATTGCACAACATTCCGTAGAGATTGAACGCGAGGTGGGCAACCTCGGGGTGATGAGCTGGCTGTCCCGCCATCAGCCGTTGCCCAGCGCCAACGAATCCTGGCTGGGCACGATTTTGCTGGTGGAACGCATTGGCATGTTTCCTTCGTCCGGCGATATTCGCCGGCCGATGGCCGATCCCTATCCCCTGCTCGCTCATTTGAAAAAGCTGTATGGCGAGCAGGCGCTGGAAATGGATGACAGTGATGGGCTGAAGGTGATCTTCGGTGACTGGCGCTTTCGCGTGCGGATTTGCTGCAACGACCCGGCGATCATCATCAATGTTGAGACGCGGTGCGATACGCGCTTGATGCCACAGAAACTCTCAGAGCTGCTGAGCCAGATAGAACAATTCGAATAA
- a CDS encoding undecaprenyl-phosphate glucose phosphotransferase: MDLSLSINRSTGLKGLTFWGQWALAQGFIVALLFVLAEQHTGTVAFYYRMCATLAVLASVPAYTFSGVYRKRDNYLTGLGRLFMGWSMTMAALAFIAFVCKADELFSRQVILSWAVYGFLGQALLYAPLHAFSKFYQRTRKSEHKTLIVGTGELALGLAKKLSQIENLPLVGLVSNGSLPSLDADAPRVVGAQEQLLELINAHDIRRLYITLPLSEAAQIEAMYVDLLGANVDVVWVPDLNSLTLLNHSVKVVDGLPAIYLNESPLTSRPTAALSKSLAEKSVALLAIILLSPVLLIIALAVKLNSPGPVFFKQDRHGWNGKVIKVWKFRSMRVHDDRDVKQASRNDSRITPVGRFIRRTSLDELPQLFNVLQGHMALVGPRPHAVAHNHFYSGKILAYMARHRIKPGITGLAQISGCRGETDTLDKMQKRVEIDLQYINNWSLWLDLKILVKTPFTLLSKDIY; the protein is encoded by the coding sequence ATGGATCTTTCTCTCAGTATCAATCGAAGCACGGGCCTCAAGGGACTGACCTTTTGGGGCCAATGGGCGCTGGCGCAGGGGTTTATTGTTGCTCTGCTGTTTGTACTGGCCGAGCAGCACACCGGAACGGTCGCGTTCTATTACCGCATGTGCGCAACGCTGGCGGTACTGGCCTCGGTGCCGGCCTATACGTTCAGTGGCGTTTATCGCAAACGCGACAACTACCTGACCGGGCTGGGCCGGCTGTTCATGGGCTGGTCGATGACCATGGCGGCGCTGGCTTTCATCGCGTTTGTCTGCAAGGCCGATGAGCTGTTTTCCCGCCAGGTGATCCTGAGCTGGGCGGTATACGGTTTCCTCGGTCAGGCGCTGCTGTACGCGCCGCTGCATGCGTTTTCGAAGTTCTACCAGCGCACTCGTAAAAGCGAGCACAAGACCCTGATTGTGGGGACAGGTGAACTGGCGTTGGGCCTGGCGAAAAAGCTCAGCCAGATCGAAAACCTGCCGCTGGTGGGATTGGTCAGCAACGGTTCCCTACCCTCTCTGGATGCCGATGCTCCGCGCGTCGTCGGTGCTCAGGAACAGTTGCTGGAGCTGATCAACGCCCACGACATCCGCCGTTTGTACATCACCCTGCCGCTGTCGGAAGCGGCGCAAATCGAAGCCATGTATGTCGACTTGCTGGGTGCCAACGTGGATGTCGTCTGGGTGCCGGATCTGAACAGTCTGACCCTGCTCAATCACTCGGTGAAAGTCGTGGACGGCCTGCCGGCGATCTACCTGAACGAGAGCCCGCTGACCAGCCGACCGACTGCTGCCCTGAGCAAAAGCCTAGCGGAAAAAAGTGTGGCGCTGCTGGCGATCATTCTGCTGAGCCCGGTGCTGCTGATCATTGCCCTGGCGGTAAAACTCAACTCGCCTGGCCCGGTGTTCTTCAAGCAGGATCGCCATGGCTGGAACGGCAAGGTGATCAAGGTCTGGAAATTCCGCTCGATGCGTGTCCACGATGACCGCGACGTCAAACAGGCCAGCCGCAACGACTCGCGCATCACCCCGGTTGGGCGCTTTATTCGCCGCACGTCGCTGGACGAACTGCCGCAACTGTTCAACGTGCTGCAAGGGCATATGGCGCTGGTTGGCCCGCGTCCACACGCGGTCGCGCACAACCATTTCTACTCGGGGAAAATTCTCGCCTACATGGCGCGTCACCGGATTAAACCGGGCATTACCGGGCTGGCGCAAATCAGCGGCTGCCGGGGTGAAACCGACACCCTCGACAAGATGCAGAAGCGTGTCGAGATCGATCTTCAGTACATCAACAACTGGTCGTTGTGGCTGGACTTGAAGATCCTGGTGAAGACACCGTTTACGCTGTTGTCGAAGGATATCTACTGA
- a CDS encoding YjbF family lipoprotein — translation MNTLKVGVCLMAALLLCGCNPLMSASLNNLKSAVIGPDEVDVTPAEVAEVSYPQLKLTTPSGSGVLALVREREDLQFWVASGKQVLLLRNGLAVRSIGLGLEGDLDGTRLADDSPFKAGLHQVADGFTSRRWIDLYKGQEVGVIVNSRFSRRAMETLNILDKEYTVLRVDEQIDAPAIGLSATNRYWVDPRDGFIVKSEQQLTSQLRVKIVQLTPDRRHLP, via the coding sequence GTGAATACGTTGAAAGTTGGCGTCTGCCTGATGGCGGCCCTGTTGTTGTGTGGCTGTAACCCACTGATGAGCGCTTCGCTGAACAACCTCAAGTCGGCGGTGATCGGTCCGGATGAAGTGGACGTGACGCCGGCCGAGGTCGCCGAGGTCAGTTATCCGCAACTCAAACTGACCACGCCGTCCGGCTCCGGGGTGCTGGCGCTGGTGCGCGAGCGTGAGGATCTGCAGTTCTGGGTCGCCTCCGGCAAACAGGTTTTGCTTCTGCGTAATGGTCTTGCCGTGCGCAGCATTGGCCTGGGCCTTGAGGGCGACCTCGACGGCACGCGACTGGCAGATGACTCGCCGTTCAAAGCGGGTTTGCATCAAGTTGCCGATGGCTTCACCAGCCGACGCTGGATCGACCTCTACAAGGGGCAGGAAGTCGGGGTGATCGTCAACAGCCGCTTCAGCCGTCGCGCCATGGAAACCCTGAACATTCTCGACAAGGAATACACCGTGCTGCGTGTCGATGAGCAGATTGACGCCCCGGCCATCGGCCTGAGTGCGACCAATCGTTATTGGGTCGATCCGCGTGACGGTTTTATCGTCAAGAGTGAGCAGCAACTGACCTCGCAATTGCGCGTGAAGATTGTGCAACTGACCCCTGATCGCAGGCACCTGCCGTGA
- a CDS encoding polysaccharide biosynthesis/export family protein, producing MFSPGQYLSTSDITRQGASESSRVELIPITPKLISTTRATQKRTSVPKELLATPAEYRIGNNDVLYITVWDHPELTAPSGAQQQIDANGRLVRSDGTLYYPFIKEVQATGRTIQQLRADIEQRLSAFIAEPQVDVAVLRFASQKVVVTGAVGKAGPQAISTNPLSVVEALGTAGIDTNNADLSGLTLTRNGRVYPLNLDSLNQQDSELQGVYLKGGDQLYLPYNDNKRIYVMGEVNQPRALSFKTATMNLSDVLGSVGGLSQTTSNGNAVYVIRGVENLDVEPAKIYQLNAESPTAMALATHFEVRPQDVVYVGPANVTRWNRFISQLVPSASIVGTGASAAKNWSEFSNNSK from the coding sequence ATGTTTTCCCCGGGCCAATACCTGAGCACCAGTGATATCACCCGCCAAGGGGCCAGTGAAAGCAGCAGGGTCGAGCTGATCCCGATCACCCCCAAGCTGATTTCCACGACTCGCGCCACGCAAAAGCGCACGTCGGTGCCGAAGGAACTGTTGGCGACCCCGGCCGAATATCGCATCGGCAACAACGATGTCTTGTACATCACGGTCTGGGATCACCCAGAGCTGACGGCCCCGTCCGGCGCGCAACAACAGATCGATGCCAACGGCCGTCTGGTGCGTTCCGATGGCACGCTGTATTACCCGTTCATCAAGGAAGTCCAGGCCACTGGCCGGACCATCCAGCAACTGCGTGCGGACATCGAGCAGCGGCTGTCGGCGTTCATCGCCGAGCCACAAGTGGACGTCGCCGTGCTGCGCTTCGCCAGTCAGAAAGTAGTGGTCACCGGCGCGGTCGGCAAGGCCGGCCCGCAAGCGATTTCGACCAATCCGCTGAGCGTGGTCGAGGCCCTCGGCACGGCCGGCATCGATACCAACAATGCTGACTTGTCGGGCCTGACACTGACGCGCAACGGGCGGGTCTATCCGCTCAATCTCGACTCGCTCAACCAGCAGGATTCCGAGTTGCAGGGCGTCTACCTCAAGGGTGGCGACCAGTTGTATCTGCCGTACAACGACAACAAGCGCATCTACGTGATGGGCGAGGTCAATCAGCCGCGCGCACTGAGCTTCAAGACCGCGACGATGAACCTCTCCGATGTGCTCGGCTCGGTCGGCGGCTTGAGTCAGACCACCTCCAATGGCAATGCGGTGTACGTCATTCGCGGTGTGGAAAACCTCGATGTCGAGCCGGCGAAAATCTACCAGTTGAACGCTGAATCGCCGACCGCCATGGCACTCGCCACGCACTTTGAAGTGCGCCCTCAGGACGTCGTGTATGTCGGGCCTGCCAACGTGACGCGCTGGAACCGCTTCATCAGTCAATTGGTGCCGTCGGCGTCGATTGTCGGGACCGGGGCTTCCGCAGCGAAGAACTGGAGCGAATTCAGTAACAACAGCAAATAA
- the galE gene encoding UDP-glucose 4-epimerase GalE yields MKILVTGGAGYIGSHTTLALLEAGYEVVVLDNLCNSSDAALHAVEAICGKSALMIRGDVCDRALLDRIFQEHAIEAVLHFAGLKAVGESVRKPLAYYETNVSGSITLCQAMAAAGVFHLVFSSSATVYGEPEQMPIREDFPTGNPTNPYGQSKLIVENVLRDLCQSEPRWSIALLRYFNPIGAHHSGQMGEDPNGIPNNLLPYISQVAVGSLQELSIFGDDYPTVDGTGVRDYIHVVDLADGHLKALQSISGRHGIHTWNLGTGDGYSVLQVLRAFEQASGQPVPYRVMPRRSGDIAESWADASKAAQELGWKATRNLQDMVTDTWRWQSNHPKGYLG; encoded by the coding sequence ATGAAGATTCTGGTAACCGGTGGCGCCGGCTATATCGGCTCGCACACCACACTTGCTTTACTTGAAGCAGGTTATGAAGTTGTCGTGCTGGATAATCTTTGCAACAGCAGCGACGCAGCACTGCATGCGGTAGAAGCCATCTGCGGCAAAAGTGCATTGATGATTCGCGGCGATGTCTGCGACCGTGCGTTGCTCGACCGGATTTTCCAGGAGCACGCCATCGAAGCGGTGCTGCATTTTGCCGGGCTCAAAGCCGTTGGTGAGAGCGTGCGCAAGCCTTTGGCGTACTACGAAACCAACGTCAGCGGCAGCATCACGCTGTGCCAGGCGATGGCGGCGGCGGGCGTGTTCCACTTGGTCTTCAGCTCATCGGCTACCGTTTACGGTGAACCTGAGCAGATGCCGATCCGCGAGGACTTCCCGACCGGCAACCCGACCAATCCCTACGGTCAATCCAAGTTGATCGTCGAAAACGTACTGCGCGACCTGTGCCAGTCCGAACCGCGCTGGAGCATCGCCTTGCTGCGCTACTTCAACCCGATCGGCGCGCATCACAGCGGCCAGATGGGCGAAGACCCTAACGGCATTCCTAACAATTTGCTGCCTTATATCAGCCAGGTTGCGGTCGGCAGCCTGCAAGAGTTGTCGATCTTCGGCGACGATTACCCCACGGTCGATGGCACCGGCGTGCGCGATTACATCCACGTCGTCGACTTGGCAGACGGCCACTTGAAGGCCTTGCAGTCAATCAGCGGGCGCCACGGCATTCATACCTGGAACCTTGGCACCGGCGATGGCTACAGCGTGTTGCAAGTGCTGCGTGCCTTTGAACAGGCCAGCGGGCAACCGGTGCCTTATCGGGTGATGCCGCGTCGTTCGGGGGATATCGCCGAAAGTTGGGCCGATGCTTCCAAGGCGGCGCAAGAACTGGGCTGGAAAGCCACGCGTAACTTGCAGGACATGGTCACCGACACCTGGCGCTGGCAATCGAATCATCCAAAAGGCTATCTCGGATAA
- a CDS encoding YjbH domain-containing protein, with amino-acid sequence MKLRFAAVLLLPCGLAHAEPRITQNDFGGTGLLQTPTARMAPAGELSVNANRTEPYSRYSVSLQPLDWLEGSFRYTAITNRPYGSEALSGSQSYKDKAVDVKVRLWQESHWLPDVALGFRDVGGTGLFSSEFFVANKRFDNFDFSAGIAWGYLGNRGDLDNPLGYVSDRFDTRPALEGTGDVNSGSYFRGRPSLFGGVSYQTPWDRLSLKLEYEGNDYKHEPKDNIIQQDSPINFGAVFKVADSVDVTAAWERGNTAMFGITFHTNFVSRKAPAKIYDPTPEPLPAKMPTTSMEQVDWANVSQRLQQNAGYKVERISQRDSELIVYGEQQRYFHSSKAVGRASRILDNSVNDDINWFTVVNKRYDLPLEETSVPRRTFREVINNEEPLQSLHRTTEVNPAMPHNEKTLYTEAPQHFSYGVGLGFKQNVGGPDGLLYQFSADADAEYRFNRSTWWSGMLSANLINNFDKFTYDAPSGLPRVRTDLRQYLTESEVTMPLFQLSHTEQLDKDLYGMVYGGYLESMFAGVGGEVLFRPTGERWSVGADLNYVRQREFDQGFGLRDYSVVTGHITGYTDLPYDTLAAVSVGRYLAGDWGGTLDISREFSNGVRFGAWATITTAGSAEYGEGSFDKGIYLSIPFDEMMSMSTMRRANLVWAPLTRDGGARLNRSYQLHSMTDSRDDDMFYRNFEKITE; translated from the coding sequence TTGAAGTTACGTTTTGCAGCTGTGTTGTTATTGCCCTGTGGTCTGGCGCATGCCGAGCCGCGCATTACTCAGAATGACTTTGGTGGCACGGGCCTGTTGCAGACGCCGACCGCGCGCATGGCACCGGCCGGCGAGTTGAGCGTCAACGCCAACCGCACCGAGCCCTACAGTCGTTACAGCGTTTCGTTGCAGCCACTGGACTGGCTCGAAGGTTCGTTCCGTTACACCGCGATCACCAACCGGCCGTACGGCTCCGAGGCCCTCAGCGGCAGCCAGAGCTATAAGGATAAGGCGGTCGACGTCAAAGTCCGGCTGTGGCAGGAGAGCCATTGGCTGCCCGATGTCGCTCTCGGGTTCCGAGACGTCGGCGGTACGGGTTTGTTCTCCAGTGAGTTTTTCGTCGCCAACAAGCGCTTCGACAATTTCGATTTCAGCGCTGGCATTGCCTGGGGTTATCTGGGCAATCGCGGCGACCTCGACAACCCGTTGGGCTACGTCAGTGATCGTTTCGATACCCGACCCGCGCTCGAAGGCACCGGTGACGTCAACTCGGGTTCGTACTTTCGCGGCAGGCCGTCACTCTTCGGCGGCGTGAGTTATCAGACGCCCTGGGATCGCTTGAGCCTGAAGCTCGAATACGAAGGCAACGACTACAAGCACGAGCCGAAGGACAACATCATCCAGCAGGACTCGCCGATCAACTTCGGCGCGGTGTTCAAGGTGGCGGACTCGGTCGACGTCACGGCGGCGTGGGAGCGGGGCAACACGGCGATGTTCGGCATCACCTTCCACACCAATTTCGTCAGCCGCAAAGCACCGGCCAAGATCTACGATCCGACTCCGGAACCGTTGCCGGCAAAAATGCCGACCACGTCGATGGAGCAGGTCGACTGGGCCAACGTCTCGCAGCGTTTGCAGCAGAATGCCGGCTACAAGGTCGAGCGCATCAGTCAGCGCGATTCCGAGTTGATCGTGTATGGCGAGCAGCAGCGTTATTTCCACTCGTCCAAGGCTGTCGGCCGGGCGAGCCGGATTCTCGACAACAGCGTCAACGACGACATCAACTGGTTCACCGTGGTCAACAAGCGCTACGACTTGCCGCTGGAAGAAACCAGCGTGCCGCGCCGGACCTTCCGCGAAGTGATCAACAACGAAGAGCCGTTGCAATCACTGCACCGCACCACCGAAGTCAATCCGGCGATGCCGCACAACGAGAAAACCCTCTACACCGAAGCGCCGCAGCATTTCAGTTATGGCGTGGGTCTGGGCTTCAAACAGAACGTCGGTGGCCCGGATGGTTTGCTCTATCAATTCAGTGCTGACGCGGACGCCGAGTACCGCTTCAATCGCAGCACCTGGTGGAGCGGCATGCTCAGCGCCAACCTGATCAACAACTTCGACAAATTCACCTATGACGCACCCAGCGGTTTGCCCCGAGTGCGCACGGATTTGCGGCAGTACCTGACCGAGTCCGAAGTGACCATGCCGCTGTTCCAGTTGAGCCACACCGAGCAACTGGACAAGGATCTGTATGGCATGGTCTACGGTGGTTATCTGGAGTCGATGTTCGCCGGGGTCGGGGGCGAAGTGTTGTTCCGCCCGACGGGCGAGCGCTGGTCGGTGGGCGCGGACCTGAACTACGTGCGCCAGCGTGAATTCGATCAGGGTTTTGGCCTGCGCGATTATTCGGTGGTGACCGGGCATATCACCGGTTACACCGATTTGCCGTATGACACGCTGGCGGCAGTCAGCGTCGGTCGTTATCTGGCCGGTGACTGGGGCGGCACGCTGGACATCTCCCGCGAGTTCTCCAACGGCGTGCGCTTCGGTGCCTGGGCGACGATCACCACTGCCGGCAGCGCCGAGTATGGGGAAGGTAGTTTCGACAAGGGCATCTATCTGTCCATCCCGTTCGACGAAATGATGAGCATGTCGACCATGCGCCGCGCCAACCTCGTGTGGGCGCCCCTGACCCGTGACGGTGGTGCAAGGCTCAATCGCAGCTACCAACTGCATTCGATGACCGATAGCCGGGATGACGACATGTTCTATCGCAACTTCGAGAAAATCACCGAGTAA
- a CDS encoding capsule biosynthesis GfcC family protein: protein MRLRMLSACLLLISGISQAAVTVSGDVANPGPVKLPAGGRLLDVINEAVPNAEGYWLAGVLLRQSLLEEQTRLKAGVLFDLDVLQRMAALFDRPSRVALAQRLIEQVREMPVTGRQIADLDPVAIEVGFARNIRLDDGDQLIYPKRVDEVEVLGAVADTCHLPYQPLLEAREYLESCTPLDDAEADYLWLIQPNGVSRRVGIAHWNRESGQFPVAGSKILVPVKNDDLDPPVPELNQQLAELIATQLAEVVR, encoded by the coding sequence ATGCGGCTCAGGATGCTGTCGGCGTGCCTGTTGTTGATCAGCGGCATCAGCCAGGCCGCCGTCACCGTCAGTGGTGACGTCGCCAATCCCGGGCCGGTCAAGCTGCCGGCGGGCGGGCGCTTGCTCGACGTGATCAACGAAGCCGTGCCCAATGCCGAAGGCTATTGGCTGGCCGGGGTTCTGCTGCGTCAGTCGTTGCTGGAAGAGCAGACGCGGCTCAAGGCTGGCGTGCTGTTCGATCTGGACGTGTTGCAACGCATGGCGGCGCTCTTCGACAGACCGAGCCGTGTGGCGCTGGCGCAACGGTTGATCGAGCAAGTGCGGGAAATGCCGGTGACCGGACGGCAGATCGCCGATCTCGATCCGGTGGCGATTGAAGTCGGCTTCGCCCGCAATATTCGACTGGATGACGGCGATCAACTGATCTACCCGAAGCGGGTCGACGAAGTTGAAGTGCTCGGCGCCGTCGCCGACACCTGCCACTTGCCTTATCAGCCGCTGCTGGAGGCCCGTGAATACCTGGAAAGCTGCACGCCGCTGGACGATGCCGAGGCCGACTACCTGTGGCTGATCCAGCCCAACGGCGTCTCGCGGCGCGTCGGCATTGCCCACTGGAATCGTGAGAGCGGGCAGTTTCCCGTGGCCGGCAGCAAGATTCTGGTGCCGGTGAAAAATGATGATCTGGATCCGCCTGTCCCTGAGCTGAATCAGCAGTTGGCCGAATTGATTGCCACGCAGCTGGCCGAGGTGGTTCGTTGA
- the galU gene encoding UTP--glucose-1-phosphate uridylyltransferase GalU has product MIRKCLFPAAGYGTRFLPATKAMPKEMLPIVNKPLIEYAVEEARDAGLQHMAIVTGRGKRALEDHFDISYELEHQIRGTEKEKFLAGTRELIDTCTFSYTRQVEMKGLGHAILSGRPLIGDEPFAVVLADDLCLNLEGDGVLTQMIELYKKFRCSIVAIQEVPADQTHKYGVIAGELMSDGIYRVNNMVEKPAPQDAPSNLAIIGRYILTPDIFDLIADTQPGKGGEIQITDALMKQAQNGCVLAYKFKGLRFDCGDAEGYLQATNFCYENVYLKGR; this is encoded by the coding sequence ATGATTCGTAAATGTTTGTTCCCCGCTGCCGGCTATGGCACGCGTTTCTTGCCGGCGACCAAAGCCATGCCTAAAGAGATGCTGCCGATCGTCAACAAGCCGTTGATCGAATACGCCGTTGAAGAAGCACGGGACGCCGGCCTGCAACACATGGCAATCGTCACCGGTCGTGGCAAGCGTGCGCTGGAAGACCATTTCGACATCAGCTATGAGCTGGAACACCAGATTCGCGGCACCGAAAAAGAGAAGTTCCTCGCCGGCACCCGCGAGCTGATCGACACCTGCACCTTTTCCTACACCCGTCAGGTGGAAATGAAAGGCCTCGGCCACGCGATTCTCAGCGGTCGCCCATTGATCGGCGACGAACCCTTCGCCGTGGTGCTGGCCGATGACCTGTGCCTGAATCTGGAAGGTGACGGCGTACTTACGCAGATGATCGAGCTCTACAAGAAATTCCGCTGCTCGATCGTCGCCATTCAGGAAGTCCCGGCCGACCAGACGCACAAGTACGGGGTGATCGCCGGCGAACTGATGTCCGACGGCATCTACCGGGTCAACAACATGGTGGAAAAACCGGCCCCGCAAGATGCGCCGTCGAACCTGGCGATCATCGGTCGCTATATCCTGACCCCGGACATTTTCGACCTGATCGCCGACACCCAACCGGGCAAGGGCGGCGAAATCCAGATCACCGACGCGCTGATGAAACAGGCACAGAACGGTTGCGTGCTGGCCTACAAGTTCAAAGGCCTGCGCTTCGACTGCGGCGACGCCGAGGGTTACTTGCAAGCGACCAACTTCTGCTACGAAAACGTCTATCTCAAGGGCCGCTGA
- a CDS encoding GDSL-type esterase/lipase family protein: MLAVDDAQPVAASVVEVGDARERFAQWREGKAGKVLAVSVIGDSYSAGQDFYLNKLVQRVAGEVGFAGPGYVGFNHGAALGGTHFKYTRSSEKYFGGGWKVSELGQASPDSRTVTGRPGAWLQIDATPTPRITTAVSQAKLLYLGNGQSSEVRYRWTPSQDWHPLKLEGSGVQELPLPSTPTATDWAFKLEVVKGTPTLFGVWMSNDQNGVRVSKLAASGAASADFYHQDRQWQVQWKAAVSKIPADVYLIMLGGNDQGFGVKPEQYLHNVQGLVGMIREIQPAASINLIMRQDTTRSSAYPMSAYAQVLQPWAHEQHLGYTNLQCAFGPDVKRYAAAMIGPDKIHPVPATGGKVIADYFYGWIMGVKDRCDALPK; the protein is encoded by the coding sequence ATGTTGGCAGTTGATGACGCGCAACCCGTTGCTGCATCGGTGGTTGAAGTGGGCGATGCGCGCGAGCGTTTTGCGCAATGGCGTGAAGGCAAGGCCGGCAAGGTCCTGGCGGTTTCGGTGATCGGCGACAGCTACAGCGCCGGGCAGGACTTCTATCTGAACAAGCTGGTGCAGCGCGTGGCCGGGGAGGTTGGCTTTGCCGGACCGGGTTATGTTGGTTTCAACCACGGCGCGGCGCTGGGCGGGACGCATTTCAAGTACACCCGCAGCAGTGAAAAATACTTTGGCGGTGGCTGGAAGGTTTCAGAACTGGGGCAGGCGAGTCCGGACAGTCGCACGGTGACGGGGCGGCCCGGCGCATGGTTGCAGATCGATGCCACCCCGACACCGAGGATCACTACGGCGGTCAGCCAGGCCAAATTGCTTTACCTCGGTAATGGTCAATCCAGTGAAGTGCGCTATCGCTGGACGCCATCGCAAGATTGGCACCCCTTGAAACTCGAAGGTTCCGGTGTTCAGGAATTGCCACTGCCGAGCACGCCGACCGCAACGGATTGGGCGTTCAAACTGGAAGTGGTGAAAGGCACGCCGACCTTGTTCGGTGTGTGGATGAGCAACGATCAGAACGGCGTGCGCGTGTCGAAGCTTGCCGCCTCCGGTGCTGCCTCCGCTGACTTTTATCACCAGGATCGGCAATGGCAGGTACAGTGGAAAGCCGCCGTATCAAAGATCCCTGCCGACGTTTACCTGATCATGCTCGGCGGCAACGATCAGGGTTTTGGCGTTAAGCCAGAGCAGTATCTGCACAACGTTCAGGGATTGGTGGGAATGATCCGCGAGATCCAGCCCGCGGCGAGTATCAACCTGATCATGCGTCAGGACACCACGCGCTCCAGCGCCTACCCGATGTCGGCGTATGCGCAGGTATTGCAGCCTTGGGCGCACGAGCAGCATTTGGGTTACACCAATCTGCAATGCGCGTTTGGCCCGGACGTCAAACGCTACGCCGCCGCGATGATCGGCCCGGACAAGATTCATCCGGTGCCGGCCACGGGTGGGAAGGTGATTGCCGATTACTTTTATGGCTGGATCATGGGCGTCAAGGACCGGTGCGACGCCCTCCCGAAATAA